A region of Gracilinanus agilis isolate LMUSP501 chromosome 3, AgileGrace, whole genome shotgun sequence DNA encodes the following proteins:
- the AQP11 gene encoding aquaporin-11 — protein sequence MWNEGQNSCISLGVILGVVLLTGLMRVTFRRRVFSTITRIFVAELLATFQLCCCSHELQVLVELGPSNPSWPLTIIYFLSLVHGLTLVGAVSNPCGVLEQLALEQMPIGMGILKIIAQMLGAWFSRTFMMWIWKPGISKWHYPERALKCTNPIHIALPEAFLVEMLCSFIFHSTMMHFQEIRLKFRIHLQAALITFLVFAGGSLTGAVFNPVLALSLHFQCFQTLFYNYFIVYCLGPSLGIMLMVLMFSHFLPWLHNMNRNTKNA from the exons ATGTGGAATGAGGGGCAAAACTCCTGCATCTCCCTGGGGGTGATTCTCGGTGTGGTCCTGCTCACCGGCTTGATGCGCGTGACGTTCCGGAGGCGTGTCTTCTCCACGATCACCCGCATCTTCGTGGCGGAGTTGCTGGCCACCTTCCAGCTGTGCTGCTGCTCGCACGAGCTTCAGGTGCTGGTCGAGCTGGGGCCGTCCAACCCCAGCTGGCCCTTGACCATTATCTACTTCCTCTCACTGGTTCACGGCCTGACGCTGGTGGGCGCCGTCAGCAACCCGTGTGGGGTCCTAGAGCAGTTGGCGCTGGAACAGATGCCCATAGGGATGGGCATTCTCAAGATAATTGCTCAGATGCTCGGCGCGTGGTTTAGCCGGACTTTCATGATGTGGATCTGGAAGCCGGGCATTTCGAAGTGGCACTATCCCGAGAGGGCTCTGAAGTGTACCAACCCCATCCACATCGCTCTACCCGAGGCATTCCTCGTGGAGATGTTATGCTCCTTCATCTTCCACAGTACCATGATGCATTTCCAGGAGATCAGGCTCAAGTTTCGCATCCACTTGCAGGCAGCGCTCATCACGTTTTTGGTCTTCGCAG GAGGAAGTCTAACAGGAGCTGTATTTAATCCAGTTTTGGCCCTTTCACTACATTTCCAGTGCTTTCAGACTCTATTCTACAACTATTTCATTGTGTATTGCCTGGGTCCTTCTTTAG GTATAATGTTGATGGTTTTGatgttcagccatttccttcCTTGGCTGCATAACATgaatagaaatactaaaaatgcaTAG